GCCTGTCCGATCGTGCGGTGGAAGAGGCGCGCCAGGCGAATCGGGAAGCCGGGCGCGCGGCCCGACGGCTTCCGCGTGATCGGGGCGGCATGGGTCGCTGACACCCGCGTGCCCGAGAACCTTCAGCTCCCTCAGAACGAAAGCTTTTCTGCATTAACGATAGTGAAAAGCTGACTCAGATGTGAAAGTTGCATGAATTCAGGTAAGATGGCGACATGGGATTGCGCTTGGAGGAGTCGCTGCGGCTGACGGTGGCCGCGTTGATGCAGGTGACGGGTGAATCGCAGCGGTCGGTTGCGGGGGTGCTGGGACTGACGCAGACACAGGTGTCACGCCGTCAGTCGGGCGCCGTCTCCTGGAGCCTGCGCGACGTCGACGCCCTGGCCGAGCACTACGGCATCGGCGCGCTGGACCTCCTGGCGGGTCCGACCAGAGCGTGCGAGGCGCTGCCCGCCGACCGGCGCCGTGCCGTGCGGACCGAAGCGAGGGGGACGGGCCGGTGAGCGACTTCGACGCGATCGACTCGCTGCTCGACGCCGTCGGCCCGCAGGCCGAACTCCCGCCCTGCCACGTGCGCCGCGAGCTGCGGGAGCGGGCTCGGCTGTCCAAGGCGCAGGTGGCACGCGCGCTCGGCGTGAGCCCGTCGACCCTCAGCGGATGGGAAAGCGGCCGGGACCCGGCCGGCGAGATCCGCACCAAATACGCCTACCTGCTGGACGGACTGAACGCCAAGCTCGCCACCGAGACCGAGACCGAGGCGGCGCCGGCTGCGGAGCAGCCCGTCACGTCAGGCACGGCCCCGACCGCCAGCCCCTTGTCTTCGCCGGACCTCTGCCTGGACGAGGACGGGGACGACGTGGAGCTGCTCGTCGTACCCGAGCCCTGTGTGCTGTGCGGCCGTCCGGCCGGACAACGCGTGGCGGGGTTCGCTCAGCACCTAGCCCCGGCCGACTGCCAGCCCACCGCCACCGGAGCCCCAGCTGCCCCGCCAGCCGGACAGCCCACCGCGCACACCCCGAAAGCGCCGCCGCGCACGAAAGGTCCGGCGCGTGCGACGGAGCGTTCCAAGGGCCCGGCCCGCCACGCGTTCCAGGAGCCGTCCGGCCCGGTCGACCTGATCCGCGAGGCCGTGCAGGGCGCGCTCGCCGAGCACCGGGGTGACGTCGACGCAGCCACGGCGGCACTGTTGAAGCGGGCGATCCCGGACGCGATGCGACTGCTGGACGAGACCCGCAAGGGCGCCCGCTACGACGTGATCGCGCACCCCTGGATCCCCGACATCCTCAAGAAGCAGACCGCGCGCGGCGCGGACCAGATCTGGGAAGCCCGCCCCAAGTGGACCCGTCACGAACTCCCGCCCGGCAGGCATGAGGTGACCGCGCTCGACATCAACGGCTCTTACCTCTCCGCCCTCAAGACGCACCTCCCCCTGGGCCAGCTCGAGCACTCCACCGGCCTCGCCCATGACCGCCGCCGCTCCGGAGTCCACCTGATCACCCCGCCCGAGTGGGGGCACGAGGCGGTGCTGCCCAACCCGATCGGCCAGAGGGACGAGCCCGGTCCCCTGTGGGTCACCGAGCCGACGCTGCGCCTCCTGCTGCGCCTGTCCGGCCCCAAGCACCAGCTGTGCGCGCCTCCTCAGATCCACGAGTCGTACACCTCCGGGACCACGGAGAACCTGCTCGAGAAGTTCCGCATCGCGCTGAAGGACGCCCGCGACACGGCGATCGAGCAGGGCGATACGGTGACGCTGGAGTACGTGAAGGCGATGTACTCGAAGTTCGTCTCCACGATGGGCGAGTCGAACTACAACCGGGAGCTCTACCGCCCGGACTGGATGCACCTCATCCGCAGCCAGGCCTTCGCCAATCTGTGGCTCAAGGCGCTCAAGGCCCATGACGAGGGCCTGGCCGTCGTCCGGGCGATGGGCACCGACGAACTCCACGTCATCGGTGACTGGCGCCGTGTCTTCGCCGAAGGCCGCGGTGTTACCGAGGTCAAGGTCAAGGACACGTACACCGCCGGAAGCGACGCCGCTGAGCATGCAGGCGAGGGGGAGTAGTGCCGGAGAAGAACATCGACTTCGGAAGGTTCGGCGCCCGGGGCATCAAGGGCAGCGACGCCGTCGCGCGCAAGCTCGACGAGCTCGCGGGCGGCATCGCCACTCCCGTGACCGCCAAGCGCGGCTGGACGGCGCGCCTGCACTACCTGACGAAGTCGGCCCAGACCTTGAAGGCCGCCCAGGACGCCGGGCTGACGGTGACGCACCGGACGCTGAAGGCGTGGTTGGGGGAAGACCGGCGCCCCTCCAAGTCCAACCTGAAACGCATTGACCAGGTGTACCGGGCGGTGCGCCGTCACTACGTCGCCCGCCATCTCCTCAGGCGCCTCAACCGCGACGGGCGCGGCACCCGGGTGGAGATCCACCCGCTCAACCAGTCCCAGGTGCCGCAGCCGCTGCAGCGGGTGGTGGAGTACCGGACGATGAACGTGCGCCGCTGGGACCGCATCGTCGGCTCCTGGGCGGCCGGCGACCATCAGGGCCTCGACGCCGCGTGGCAGGACACGATCGTCGACCTCGGCTCGCAGTGGGGCCAGTACGAGTACGTCACCAACGTCGGCTTCGCCGCATAGAGCCCGCGCCGAAAAGTGGTCTTCGGCGCCTGCTGTGATGGCGTACGGCGGGGGGACACCGACGCGGGGTGGAGCAGCTCGGTAGCTCGCTGGGCTCATAACCCAGAGGTCGCAGGTTCAAATCCTGTCCCCGCTACTGCCGAAGATGCCCGGATCCCCGCGATCCGGGCTCTTTCGCGTTCCTGGCACGCTCTCACGTCTGGCTTCTGCCCGGCAGGAGGCCAGGCCGCCCTTGCTGCCTGCCCGAGGTGATCGATCTCAGGCCGTTCTGCTGGACTCTCTACGGCGAACAGAGGAGTCCTCGGTGACGGTGCGCGGACCGCAGTGGCTGGTGTCTGCGCACAGTGCAGGGTTGGCATGTGCGCGGTCCGCGCTGGGAGAGGTGGGCCACGGCGCAGGTCCCGCACGGCACGGCGGCTCGGTGAGGGAAGCGGTAGTTCTACCGTGCGGTCGGCGACATGGCGCTGTGGCAGGGAGCGGGCGGGATTTCGGAACGTTTGGACGGGACGGCCGTGCCCCATCGGGTGGGATAGTCGGGGCCGCCGGGTGCGGCCGAAGTCGGATGAGGCAGGGCGAACGCCATGGTGACCTTGGCCAGCCCGTCGGTGGGCACGTCGGTTCGCGCAGCCTCTGCGGCCGTGCTGGATCCTGCCGCGCTGTCTGTCTCGCTCCAGCTGATGGGCAGCCAGGCGCTGCTGTTCTACCGCCTTGACGAGGAAGGATGCGCACGCCGCGCCCGCGTCTCAGCGGCCCGTCTGGACAGTCTCGATGCGCTGCAGACTCTTCTGGAGCTGCCCGTCGACGAGCCCGTCGCCCTCGCCTCGCTGCCCGCACGGCTGCGTTCGGCGGTACGGCGGCTTCCGGCCGGCGCCGCCGACGTCGATTGCCGTGAGGTCACCCGGCGCGCGGTGCGGCCGCTCACCATTGATCTCGCCGTGGTGCGGGCAAGTGCCGCTGGCGGGCGCGGAGGACTCGAACAAGCCGGCCGTTTCGCCCCCTTCTGCCGGCGCGCCCGGCCCCAGCGCAAAGAAGCTGAGCGGCTGGTCGATCGCAGGGCTGATTGCGGTGGTGTGGCTATGGAGCCAGCTCATCGGCTTCGGAGAGGCATCCCCGGCAACGCCGCAAACCCCTACACCATCAGTGTCAGCAAGCGTGGGCCGCTGATGCCCCGCCGCTCGCCCCCGCTGCGCCCGCCCCGAGGCGCCAGGGAACAGGCCGCCGCCGCGGCCGTAGCCTGCGCCGCACTCTGGCTGCTGGCCAAGATCGCCACAGCCACGTGGCAGGCAGCCGTCCGCATCTGGCCATGGCTCGCCCTCCTCGCAGCCCTCGCCCTCGGCTACGCAGCCTGGCGGTTCATCCGTGAAGTACGGGCCCGGAAGGTGCGGGCCGAGACGCTGGCCCGGCTCCGGATCACGCTCGCGCAACTCGATGCCATGGATGACCGGGCCTTCGAATTCGCACTGCGTGACCTGCTCCTCCGGGACGGCTGGAACGCACGGCAGGTCGGCCGACGAGGAGACCAGGCCGCAGACGTCATCGGCGAAGACCGCCAACGCGGCAGGATCGTCCTGCAGGCCAAGCACACCACCGTCGCCGGCAAGGTCGGCTCATCCGTGATGTACCAGGTCAAAGGAACCGCAGGCCCCGTCCACGGGGCCGATACCGCAGTCGTGGTCACCAACGGCTCCTTCACCCGGGACGCCGAAACATGGGGCGAACGCCACCAGGTGCACTGGGTCGACCGGGACCGCCTGCGCCGGTGGGCCGAACACGGCACACCCCTGCAAGACCTTCTGCGCCTGCCCACGGCACGCAAGACAGCCTTCCGCCGGGCTGCCTGAAACCAAGCGGAGAAAGCCCGACCCCGAGCAATCGCCCACTATCCGCAACCGACGACACCGATCACAGGGCGCGCACGGCTCTCAGCGCGCCCCCGCCAGAGCAGAGACACTGCGCCGCGCCCCTGCTGTACGCGAGAATGAAGCGAGCCAGCCCCTCACGTATACCGAGGAACC
This window of the Streptomyces sp. NBC_01275 genome carries:
- a CDS encoding restriction endonuclease yields the protein MPRRSPPLRPPRGAREQAAAAAVACAALWLLAKIATATWQAAVRIWPWLALLAALALGYAAWRFIREVRARKVRAETLARLRITLAQLDAMDDRAFEFALRDLLLRDGWNARQVGRRGDQAADVIGEDRQRGRIVLQAKHTTVAGKVGSSVMYQVKGTAGPVHGADTAVVVTNGSFTRDAETWGERHQVHWVDRDRLRRWAEHGTPLQDLLRLPTARKTAFRRAA
- a CDS encoding helix-turn-helix transcriptional regulator, encoding MSDFDAIDSLLDAVGPQAELPPCHVRRELRERARLSKAQVARALGVSPSTLSGWESGRDPAGEIRTKYAYLLDGLNAKLATETETEAAPAAEQPVTSGTAPTASPLSSPDLCLDEDGDDVELLVVPEPCVLCGRPAGQRVAGFAQHLAPADCQPTATGAPAAPPAGQPTAHTPKAPPRTKGPARATERSKGPARHAFQEPSGPVDLIREAVQGALAEHRGDVDAATAALLKRAIPDAMRLLDETRKGARYDVIAHPWIPDILKKQTARGADQIWEARPKWTRHELPPGRHEVTALDINGSYLSALKTHLPLGQLEHSTGLAHDRRRSGVHLITPPEWGHEAVLPNPIGQRDEPGPLWVTEPTLRLLLRLSGPKHQLCAPPQIHESYTSGTTENLLEKFRIALKDARDTAIEQGDTVTLEYVKAMYSKFVSTMGESNYNRELYRPDWMHLIRSQAFANLWLKALKAHDEGLAVVRAMGTDELHVIGDWRRVFAEGRGVTEVKVKDTYTAGSDAAEHAGEGE
- a CDS encoding helix-turn-helix domain-containing protein encodes the protein MGLRLEESLRLTVAALMQVTGESQRSVAGVLGLTQTQVSRRQSGAVSWSLRDVDALAEHYGIGALDLLAGPTRACEALPADRRRAVRTEARGTGR
- a CDS encoding transcriptional regulator, which produces MPEKNIDFGRFGARGIKGSDAVARKLDELAGGIATPVTAKRGWTARLHYLTKSAQTLKAAQDAGLTVTHRTLKAWLGEDRRPSKSNLKRIDQVYRAVRRHYVARHLLRRLNRDGRGTRVEIHPLNQSQVPQPLQRVVEYRTMNVRRWDRIVGSWAAGDHQGLDAAWQDTIVDLGSQWGQYEYVTNVGFAA